GCATCCCGTTCTTCACGACGCAGATGGGCAAGGGCGTGATCGACGAATCGCATCCGCTCTGGCTCGGCAACGCCACGCTGTCGGACGGCGACTTCGTGCATCGCGCGATCGACCATGCCGACTGCATCATCAACGTCGGCCACGACGTGATCGAGAAGCCGCCGTTCTTCATGCGCGGCGGCGACCGCACGGTGATTCACGTCAATTTTCTCGGCGCGCAGGTCGATCCGGTCTATTTCCCGCAGATCGAGGTGGTGGGCGACATCGCCAACGCGGTCTGGCAGATCAAGGAGGTGCTGGCCGAGCCGCCGCAATGGGACTTCTCGCGCTTCATGCTGATCAAGGCGCGCTTCGACGCGCACCTGAGAAAGGGCGAGGACGATCCGCGCTACCCGCTGCATCCGGTGCGGGTGGTGCACGACCTGTACGGCGCGCTGCCTGCGGACGGCATCGCCTGCCTCGACAACGGCATGTACAAGATCTGGTTCGCGCGCTACTGGCGCGCCCACGAGCCGAACTCGCTGCTGCTCGACAACGCGCTCGCCTCGATGGGCGCCGGGCTGCCCTCGGCGATCGCCACCAAGATCGTTCATCCGCACCGGAAGGTGGTGGCGATCTGCGGCGACGGCGGCTTCATGATGAATTCGCAGGAGCTGGAGACGGCGGTGCGCCTGAAGCTCGACCTGCTGGTGCTGGTGCTGCGCGACGACGCGTTCGGCATGATCCGCTGGAAGCAGGAGAACATGAACTTCCCCGACTATGCGATGACGCTCGACAATCCCGACTTCGTCGCCTATGCGCAAAGCTACGGCGCGCAGGGCCATCGCGCGGAATCGGCCGACGCGCTCGCGCCCTTGCTCGCGCACTGCCTCGCGAGCCCGGGCGTGCATCTGGTCGACGTGCCGATCGACTACTCGGACAACGAGAAGATCCTGAACCGCGAGATCCCGCGCCTGTCCGCGCAGCTCTGAACGGCCGCCGCGCCCTTGTTCCCCACCGTCTTTACCGCACGGAGGCATCCCATGCTGAAGGAATCCTATCCGTACTACCTCGCCAACGAGGCCGTGTACGCCAACACCGATCTCGAGGTGACCGACAAGTACAGCGGCAAGGTGGCCACGCGCGTCGCGCTGGCCGACGCGAAGGCGATCGACGCCGCGATCGCGGCCGCCGTCGAGGCGTGCAGGCCGCTGCGCGACTGGCCCGCGTTCCGCCGCCAGGCCGTGCTCGACCATTGCGTCGCGCGCTTTCGCGAGCGCTTCGACGAGCTGGCCGACGCGCTCTGCGTCGAGGCCGGCAAGCCGATCAACGATGCCAAGGGCGAGGTCACGCGCCTGATCGACACCTTCCGGGTGGCCGCCGAGGAATCGGTGCGCATCGGCGGCGAGCTCGTGAACCTCGAGATCTCGAAGCGCGCGCAGGGCTATTCGGGCTACACGAAACGCGTGCCGATCGGGCCCTGCTCGTTCATCTCGCCGTTCAACTTCCCGCTGAATCTCACGGCACACAAGGTCGCGCCGGCCCTCGCGGTGGGCTGCCCGTTCGTGCTCAAGCCGGCCAGCCGCACGCCGATCGGCGCGCTGATCATCGGCGAGGTGCTGGCCGAGACCGACCTGCCGAAGGGCGCGTTCTCGGTGCTGCCCGCGCACCGCGACGGCGCGGACCTGTTTACCACCGACGCGCGTTTCAAGCTGCTGTCGTTCACGGGCTCGCCGGCGGTGGGCTGGGACCTGAAGCAGAAGGCCGGCAAGAAGAAAGTGGTGCTCGAGCTGGGCGGCAACGCGGCCGCGATCGTCGACGCGGACCAGCGCGAGCGGCTCGACTACGTGGTGGAGCGGCTGATCTTCGGCGCGTTCTACCAGTCCGGCCAGAGCTGCATCGGCGTGCAGCGCATCCTGGCCCACGCCAGCCTTTACGACGCGCTGCGCGAGAAGCTGATCGCGAGGACGCGCGCGCTCAGGATGGGCGACCCGAAGGACCCGCAGACCTTCGTCGGGCCGATGATCTCCGAGTCCGAGGCGAAGCGGCTGGCGGGCTGGATGGAGCAGGCGGTCGGCGCCGGCGCGAAGATCGTGGCGGGCGGCAGGGTGGACGGCGTGATGTTCGAGGCGACGCTGCTCGAGCACGTCGGCCGCGAGCAGGACCTCTACCGCAAGGAGGCGTTCGGGCCGGTCGCGCTGCTCGAGCCGTTCGAGCACTTCGACGAGGCGCTCGCGCGCGTCAACGACAGCGACTTCGGCCTGCAGGCCGGCGTGTTCACCGATTCGCTCGCGCACGCGCATCGCGCCTGGGACGAGCTCGAGGTGGGCGGCGTGGTGATCAACGACGTGCCCTCGTTTCGCGTCGACAACATGCCCTACGGCGGCGTCAAGGATTCGGGCCTCGGCCGCGAGGGCGTGCGCTATGCGATGGAGGACATGACCGAGCCGCGCCTGATGGTGATCCGCAAGCCGTCCTGATCCCGCCCCGGGCGGCCCGCAGCCAGCCGGCGGCGCCTCGGCGCGGGCCGCACGCCCTGGCCGGCCGGCGTTGCCCGCTTGGCGGGCATTCCCGCCGCCTCCCCCCCGGTCTCGCCGCTGCCGCCCGAGGCCCGCGGGTTCGCCCGGCTCGCGCCGCGCCGGTGCCGCCCGGCGCCGGCGCCTTCCCCGCCTTTGCCGCTTCCGTCAAGTCCCGCGTGCCGTGAACCTTCCCCTGTCGCGGTAATCCCACCGTTTGCGGCCCGATTCCGTCATTGTTGTATGGCTGGAAGGAAAATCATTTAAAATCATCGGCTTATATTTACTTAAAAGAATCAATGCCGTGCAAAACCGGCGATTCGTAACCGGGGATGCGCTAGCAAGGACGTCGGCGGTGCGGGTGCCCGCGCCCGGCGAACCCGCCGTCTGCCGCGGCCGCAAGGCGATGGCATTCGCGATGCGATGAATGGAATGACTCACACGAACTACGCATCGGATTCTTACGAATCCGGCATCTCTGTGCTGCTCGTCGACGACCAGGCCTTCGTCGGCGAGGTGATCCGCCGGCTGCTGGCCGCCGAGACCGACATCGCGCTGCATGTCTGCGGCGATGCCGGCAGCGCGCTCGAACTGGGCCGCACGCTGCGCCCCACCGTGATCCTGCAGGATCTGGTGATGCCCGGCGTCGACGGGCTGGAGCTGGTGCGCGCCTGGCGCGCCGAGGCGGCCACCGCGCAGGTGCCGATCATCGTGCTGTCGATCAACGACGATCCGCTCGCCAAGCGCGAGGCATTCGTGGCCGGCGCGAACGACTACCTCGTGAAGCTGCCGGACCCGATCGAGATGATCGCGCGGATCCGCTACCACTCGAACTCGTACCACATGCTGCGCCAGCGCGACGAGGTGCTCGACTTCCTCTCGCACGACATGCGCGCGCCGCAGGCCTCGATCCTCTCGCTGCTGGAGGGCTATCGCGCGACGCACGGCGAGATGCCGATGCTGCTCGAGCGCATCGAGGTGCATGCGCGGCGCGCGCTCGCGCTGGCCGACGGCTTCATCCAGCTCACGCGCGCGCAGTCGGAGAAGCGGCCGAGCGAGCTGGTGTGCCTCAACGAGGTGCTGCTCGACGCGGCCGACCAGCTCTGGGAGAAGGCGGCCGCCACCGGCAGCCGCGTGAAGGTGGTGCTTCCGGAGGCCGAGTGTCTCTGCGTCGGGGACCGGATGATGCTCACGCGCGCGCTGGCGAACCTGATCGACAACGCGCTGAAGTACGCGCCGCCCGCCTCCGAGGTGCGCGGCCTGATCGCCGACGACGGCGAGCGCTGGCTGATCGGCGTGGAGGACGAGGGCGAGGGGATCGCGCCGGCGCAGCGCGCGAGCGCCACCGAATCGTTCGTGCGGCTCACGCACGGCCCGGACTCGCAGAAGGGCGGCTTCGGGCTCGGCCTCGCGTTCGTGCGCGCCACCGCCACGAAGCACGGCGGCGCACTGCTGATGCGCTACACGCCGCGCGGTTTCATGGCCGGGCTGGGGCTGCCCAAGGCGCGTGCGGCGCGCTGAGCCGGCGCCGGGCGGCCGGGCCGCGCGCCGGCGGCCGCAGGCGCGCGGTCGGTGCGCGTGGGTGGCGGCAGGTGGTGGCGGGTGGTGGCGGGTGGCCGGTGCGCCGGAATGCGATCCGGTGCCGGACGGGGCGGCCCGGGCTGTCTCGGCGGCCATAAAGAAAGTACACTTTGCTGGCTCGCGCCCGCCGGTCGGCGGCTCCTGAACGCATCTGCAGACTACCCATATCGAAACATGGCCAACGTGTCGCCTCGCGCAAGCGCCGAACGTCGTTCCCAGCCCCCCGTCGGTGCGCGGATCACGCTCGGCAACCGGATCCTGCTCAGCTTCGGCGTGCTGTTCGTGCTGATGCTGCTGATGGCGGGCCTGTCCTACACCCAGCTGCGCTCGATCGACCAGGAGACGGTCAGCATCCAGCGCGACTCGCTGCCGGGCGTCTATCTGGCCACCTCGCTGCGTGCGGCCGCCAACGAGTCGTATACGGCGATGCAGCGGGCGATCTTCGTCGATCCCGATTCGGAGGCCTCGCGCCGCGATCTCGACCGCATCCCCGGCATGCTGGAGTCGTTCGAGAAGCTCTCGACCGCGTACCAGAACGCCACGTTCCGCGACGAGGACCGCGCCCGCTTCGCCACCTTCCGCGCTGTCTACGATCGCTATCTGCCGCTTCTGGCCGACGCCGTGCAGAAGGCGCGCACGGGTGCCCATGCCGACGCGGTGGTGGCCTACGGGCGCGTCACGCCGGTCTGGGAGGACGTGATCCGCAATGCCAACGTGCTGGTCACCGAGAACCGCACGTTCGCCGACCAGTCGGCGCAGATGATCCGCGAATCGGTGTACGGCACCGAGGTCACGCTCGCCACCGTGCTGGCCGTGGTGCTGATCTGCTCGGCCGTGCTCGGCTGGCTCCTGTACCGCGCCGTGATGCGGCCGATGACCGAGCTGGTCGACGTCCACGACGTGATGCGCACGGGCGACCTGACCCGGCGGCTCGACCTGCGCCGCCACGACGAGTTCAACATGCTCGAGACCGGCTTCAACCGGATGGCCGACGAGCTGACCACGCTGGTCGCGCAGGCCCAGCAGTCGTCGCTGCAGGTCACCACCTCGGTGGCCGAGATCGCCGCCACCTCGCGCGAGCAGCAGGCCACCGCCAACGAGACGGCCGCCACCACCACCGAGATCGGCGCGACCTCGCGCGAGATCTTCGCGACTTCGCGCGACTTGCTGCGCACCATGAACGAGGTGTCGTCGGTGGCCGAGCAGTCGGCCTCGCTCGCGGGCCTGAGCCAGAGCGGCCTCACGCAGATGGGCGAGACCATGCGCAGCGTGATGGACGCGGCCGGCTCGGTCAACGCCAAGCTCGCGATCCTCAACGAGAAGGCGCTCAACATCAACCAGGTGGTGGCCACCATCACGAAGGTCGCCGACCAGACCAACCTGCTGTCGCTGAACGCGGCGATCGAGGCCGAGAAGGCCGGCGAATACGGCCGCGGCTTCGCGGTGGTCGCCACCGAGATCCGCCGCCTCGCCGACCAGACCGCGGTGGCCACCTACGACATCGAGCAGACCGTCAAGGAGATCCAGTCGGCGGTGTCGGCCGGCGTGATGGGCATGGACAAGTTCTCCGAGGAAGTGCGGCGCGGCATGCTCGACGTGCAGCAGGTGGGCTCGCAGCTCTCGCAGATCATCCACGAAGTGCAGACGCTCGCGCCGCGCTTCCAGCTCGTCAACGAGGGCATGCAGACCCAGGCGAGCGGCGCCGAGCAGATCACCCAGGCGCTCTCGCAGCTGTCCGAGGCGGCCCAGCAGACGGCCGAATCGCTGCGCCAGTCGTCGCAGGCGATCGACGACCTGACGCTGGTGGCCAACGCGCTGCGCACCAGCGTGTCGCGCTTCAAGGTCGAGGCGTGAGCACCGAGGCCCGCCGCGCCATGCTGTTCCTGCTGTTCGAGCTCGACGGCGTGCGCTACGCGCTCGACGTGGCCGACGTCGCCGAGGTGCTGCCGCTCGCCGGGACCAAGCCGATCCCGGGCGCACCCGACTGGGTGGCGGGCATCCTGATCCATCGCGGCGAGCCGGTGCTGGTGCTCGACGTGACGCGGCTCGCGCTGGGCCGTGCCTCGGCGCGCATCCGCTCGACCCGGCTCGTGATCGTGCGGGTGCGCCTGCCGCTGGCCACCGACGCCGAGCCCGCGCAGGCCGACGACGAGCGCCGGCTCGGCCTGATCGTCGAGCACGGCACGCAGACGGCGCGCTTCGAGCGCGCGGCGTTCCGCGACGGCGGCATCGATACGCCGCACGCGCGCTGGCTCGGGCCGGTGGCGCACGACGCGCATGGCGTGGTGCAGTGGGTGACGGTGCGCCATCTGCTCGGCCCCGAGGCGCGCGCGCTGCTGTTCGCGGCCGCGCGCCAGGCGCGGCCGGAGCCGGCCGGAGGCCAGGCATGAAGGCGGCGGGCGGTTTCGAGGCGCGTTTCCATGCATGGCTGTCGCGCGAGACCGGCATCGATCCGGCTTCGCTCGGCGCCGATTTCGTCGCGCGCGCGCTGGCCGAGCGGATCGGCGCGACGTTCGGCGGCGACGCCGCGCGCGAGCTGGCGGCGGTGGCGCGCGCCTGGCAGCCGTCGCCGGCCGAGCTCGACGCCTACTGGCAGCTGCTGAACGCGTCGGCTGCCGAGCGGCACGCGCTGATCGAGCTGTTCGTGGTGCCGGAGACCTGGTTCTTCCGCGAGCGCGAGGCGTTCGCCGCGCTCGCCGCGCTGGCCGTGGAGCGGCTGCGCACGCGGCCCTCGCAGCCGGTGCAGGTGCTGAGCGCGCCGTGCTCGACGGGCGAGGAGCCCTATACGGCGGCGATGGCGCTGATCGATGCCGGCCTCGACGCGGCGCAGCTGCGAATCGATGCGCTCGACATCAGCGCGCGCGCGATCGAGCACGCGCGGCGCGGCGAATACGGCCGCAACTCGTTTCGCGGCCACGCGCTCGAGTTCCGCGCCCGCCACTTCGAGCCGACCGCCCACGGCTGGCGCCTGCACGAGCGGATTCGCGACTGCGTGCAGTTCCGCCATGCCAACCTGCTCGACCTCGACCTCGACACCGACGACGCGTCGCGCTACGACTTCATTTTCTGCCGCAACGTGCTGATCTATTTCGACCGCGGCGCTCAGGAGCGCGTGCTGCGCACGCTCGATGCGCGGCTTGCCGACGACGGCCTGCTGTTCGTCGGCCCCGCCGAAACCGGGGTCGTGATGCGCTACGGCATGAGTTCGGCGAGGATTCCGCTCGCCTTCGGTTTTCGCCGCCAGGCGCGGCGCGCCGCCGCCGTGCCGGCAGCGCCGGTGGCCGCCGGCCGCGCCGGCTTCGGCACCGCGCCGCCGCCGCCCGTCGGTGCGCGGCCGACGCTCGTCGCACCGCCCGAGCCGGCCGCGCGCGCGGGGTCGGGCGAGCTGGCGCGGCCGCTGCCCGGAGCCGCGCCGCGTCCGGCCGGCGCGCCCGAGGGCGGGGCCGGTTTCGCGGGCGCGGGCCGGAGCGGTGCGCCCGGCCGGCCGCCGCGCGCGCCCGCCGTGCTCGGCGCCGTCGCCTCGACGCGTTGCTCGCTGGCGGTTCCCGCGTCGCCCGCGCCGGCGCGCGCCGGCTCGCTCGAGGCGGCCCGCGCGCTCGCCGACGCGGGCCAGTTCGAGGCGGCCGAGCGCGCGGTCCGCGCCGTGCTGGACGAAGCCGGCCCGAGCGCCGACGCCTACTACCTGCTCGGCCTGATCGCCGACGCGCAGGGGCAGCCGGGCGCCGTCGCGCATTACCGCAAGGCGCTGTACCTGGCGCCCACCCATCGCGAGGCGCTCACCCACCTGGCGACGCTGCTCGACATCGCCGGCGACCACGAAGGCGCGCGCTGGCTGAAGGAGCGCGCGCGCCGCGCCGACGCGCAGGCCGGCAAGCACGGCGAACCGGGAGGACGCAGCCATGCACGACGCCGCTGAAACCGGGCGCGCGCCCGACCTGGCGCCGGGCGCGATCGACGATTGCTGGAACCGCATCGGCGTGCGCGGCGACCATTCGTGCGAACGCCTGAGCGAGGTCTCGCGCTGCCTGAACTGCCCCGTGTTCGCGCGCAACGCGGCGCGGCTGCTCGACCGCCCGCTATCCGCCGACGATCTCGCCCAGGCCGCGCAGCGCGTCTCGGAGCCGGTCGCGCCGGAGTTCGGGCGCACCGGGCCGGAGGCGGGCGCACGCCAGTCGGTGCTGGCGTTCCGGGTGGCCGACGAATGGCTCGCGCTGCCCACCGAGGTGGTGCGCCAGATCGTCGACGACCGGCCGGTCCATTCGCTGCCGGACCGTCGCGCCCGCGCGGTGCTCGGCATCGTCAACGTGCGCGGCACGCTGCGCATCGCGGTGTCGCTCGCCGAGCTGCTCGGCCTCGAAACCGGCGCGCCGCGCGCGGCCGGCGACGCGCGCGCCGGCTTCCGGCGCATGCTGGTGGTCGCGCATCGCGGCGAGCCGGTGGTGTTCCCGGTCGACGCCGTCGAGGGCGTGCTGCGCTTCGGCGCCGCCGACCGCGCGGCCACGCCGGCCACCGTGGCGCGCGCCGGCAGCGCGCACACGCGCGGCGTGTTCGTCTGGCGCGAGCGGATCGTCGGGCTGATCGACGAGGAGCGGCTGTTCGAATCGTTGTTGCGGAGCCTGCGATGAGCCAAGACGACGACCTGAGCCGCCAGTCGCTGCTCGAGCTGTACCAGGAGGAGACCCAGACCCAGACCGAGGCGCTGTCGCGGCAGTTGCTCGCGCTCGAACATGGCGCGCAGGACGCGGCCGCATTCGAGGCCTGCATGCGCGCGGCGCATTCCCTGAAGGGCGCCGCGCGCATCGTCGGCGTGCCGCAGGGCGTGGAGATCGCCGGGCGCATGGAGGATTGCTTCGTCGGCGCGCAGCGCGGCGAGCGCGTGCTCGGCGCGAGCCACATCGACGCGCTGCTGATGGGCGTGGACCTGCTGGTGCGGGTCGGCGATCCGCGCCGCGCCGCGTCGGTCACGCCGATCGAGATCGACGCGTTCG
The window above is part of the Burkholderia glumae LMG 2196 = ATCC 33617 genome. Proteins encoded here:
- a CDS encoding chemotaxis protein CheW, which encodes MLFLLFELDGVRYALDVADVAEVLPLAGTKPIPGAPDWVAGILIHRGEPVLVLDVTRLALGRASARIRSTRLVIVRVRLPLATDAEPAQADDERRLGLIVEHGTQTARFERAAFRDGGIDTPHARWLGPVAHDAHGVVQWVTVRHLLGPEARALLFAAARQARPEPAGGQA
- a CDS encoding acetolactate synthase large subunit, translated to MKASDLFVKALEAEGVEYVFGIPGEENLDLLESIRHSRIKLVLTRHEQAAGFMAATYGRLTGKAGVCLSTLGPGATNLVTAAAYAQLGGMPMLMVTGQKPIKTSKQGHFQIVDVVDMMQPLTKLTRQIVSIGHIPSVVREAFRRAEDERPGATHLELPEDIAHEEGDGKPIPASYSRRPVAEQKAVARAVAAIRQARHPLLMIGAGGNRKTCCKMLREFVDATGIPFFTTQMGKGVIDESHPLWLGNATLSDGDFVHRAIDHADCIINVGHDVIEKPPFFMRGGDRTVIHVNFLGAQVDPVYFPQIEVVGDIANAVWQIKEVLAEPPQWDFSRFMLIKARFDAHLRKGEDDPRYPLHPVRVVHDLYGALPADGIACLDNGMYKIWFARYWRAHEPNSLLLDNALASMGAGLPSAIATKIVHPHRKVVAICGDGGFMMNSQELETAVRLKLDLLVLVLRDDAFGMIRWKQENMNFPDYAMTLDNPDFVAYAQSYGAQGHRAESADALAPLLAHCLASPGVHLVDVPIDYSDNEKILNREIPRLSAQL
- a CDS encoding aldehyde dehydrogenase family protein, yielding MLKESYPYYLANEAVYANTDLEVTDKYSGKVATRVALADAKAIDAAIAAAVEACRPLRDWPAFRRQAVLDHCVARFRERFDELADALCVEAGKPINDAKGEVTRLIDTFRVAAEESVRIGGELVNLEISKRAQGYSGYTKRVPIGPCSFISPFNFPLNLTAHKVAPALAVGCPFVLKPASRTPIGALIIGEVLAETDLPKGAFSVLPAHRDGADLFTTDARFKLLSFTGSPAVGWDLKQKAGKKKVVLELGGNAAAIVDADQRERLDYVVERLIFGAFYQSGQSCIGVQRILAHASLYDALREKLIARTRALRMGDPKDPQTFVGPMISESEAKRLAGWMEQAVGAGAKIVAGGRVDGVMFEATLLEHVGREQDLYRKEAFGPVALLEPFEHFDEALARVNDSDFGLQAGVFTDSLAHAHRAWDELEVGGVVINDVPSFRVDNMPYGGVKDSGLGREGVRYAMEDMTEPRLMVIRKPS
- a CDS encoding chemotaxis protein CheW yields the protein MHDAAETGRAPDLAPGAIDDCWNRIGVRGDHSCERLSEVSRCLNCPVFARNAARLLDRPLSADDLAQAAQRVSEPVAPEFGRTGPEAGARQSVLAFRVADEWLALPTEVVRQIVDDRPVHSLPDRRARAVLGIVNVRGTLRIAVSLAELLGLETGAPRAAGDARAGFRRMLVVAHRGEPVVFPVDAVEGVLRFGAADRAATPATVARAGSAHTRGVFVWRERIVGLIDEERLFESLLRSLR
- a CDS encoding CheR family methyltransferase, translated to MKAAGGFEARFHAWLSRETGIDPASLGADFVARALAERIGATFGGDAARELAAVARAWQPSPAELDAYWQLLNASAAERHALIELFVVPETWFFREREAFAALAALAVERLRTRPSQPVQVLSAPCSTGEEPYTAAMALIDAGLDAAQLRIDALDISARAIEHARRGEYGRNSFRGHALEFRARHFEPTAHGWRLHERIRDCVQFRHANLLDLDLDTDDASRYDFIFCRNVLIYFDRGAQERVLRTLDARLADDGLLFVGPAETGVVMRYGMSSARIPLAFGFRRQARRAAAVPAAPVAAGRAGFGTAPPPPVGARPTLVAPPEPAARAGSGELARPLPGAAPRPAGAPEGGAGFAGAGRSGAPGRPPRAPAVLGAVASTRCSLAVPASPAPARAGSLEAARALADAGQFEAAERAVRAVLDEAGPSADAYYLLGLIADAQGQPGAVAHYRKALYLAPTHREALTHLATLLDIAGDHEGARWLKERARRADAQAGKHGEPGGRSHARRR
- a CDS encoding methyl-accepting chemotaxis protein, with translation MANVSPRASAERRSQPPVGARITLGNRILLSFGVLFVLMLLMAGLSYTQLRSIDQETVSIQRDSLPGVYLATSLRAAANESYTAMQRAIFVDPDSEASRRDLDRIPGMLESFEKLSTAYQNATFRDEDRARFATFRAVYDRYLPLLADAVQKARTGAHADAVVAYGRVTPVWEDVIRNANVLVTENRTFADQSAQMIRESVYGTEVTLATVLAVVLICSAVLGWLLYRAVMRPMTELVDVHDVMRTGDLTRRLDLRRHDEFNMLETGFNRMADELTTLVAQAQQSSLQVTTSVAEIAATSREQQATANETAATTTEIGATSREIFATSRDLLRTMNEVSSVAEQSASLAGLSQSGLTQMGETMRSVMDAAGSVNAKLAILNEKALNINQVVATITKVADQTNLLSLNAAIEAEKAGEYGRGFAVVATEIRRLADQTAVATYDIEQTVKEIQSAVSAGVMGMDKFSEEVRRGMLDVQQVGSQLSQIIHEVQTLAPRFQLVNEGMQTQASGAEQITQALSQLSEAAQQTAESLRQSSQAIDDLTLVANALRTSVSRFKVEA
- a CDS encoding hybrid sensor histidine kinase/response regulator gives rise to the protein MNGMTHTNYASDSYESGISVLLVDDQAFVGEVIRRLLAAETDIALHVCGDAGSALELGRTLRPTVILQDLVMPGVDGLELVRAWRAEAATAQVPIIVLSINDDPLAKREAFVAGANDYLVKLPDPIEMIARIRYHSNSYHMLRQRDEVLDFLSHDMRAPQASILSLLEGYRATHGEMPMLLERIEVHARRALALADGFIQLTRAQSEKRPSELVCLNEVLLDAADQLWEKAAATGSRVKVVLPEAECLCVGDRMMLTRALANLIDNALKYAPPASEVRGLIADDGERWLIGVEDEGEGIAPAQRASATESFVRLTHGPDSQKGGFGLGLAFVRATATKHGGALLMRYTPRGFMAGLGLPKARAAR